CGTCTCGGGCGTGGGCACGGGGGGCACGATCACCGGGGTGTCTCGCTATATCAAGAAAACCAAAGGCAAGGCGATGCGATCTGTCGCTGTCGAGCCGACAGCGAGCCCCGTTTTGACTCAGCAGCGCGCCGGCGAACCCCTCAAGCCCGGGCCTCACAAGATCCAAGGAATCGGCGCGGGCTTTGTCCCGGCCGTGTTGGACATGTCATTGGTGGACGACATCGAGCAGGTCACAAACGAAGAGTCGATCGCGTTCGCCCGCCGCTTGGCGCTTGAAGAAGGAATTCTGGCGGGAATCTCTTGCGGGGCCGCTGTGGCGGCGGCCGTACGGATTGCCAAGCGTCCCGAAAACGCGGGCAAAACGATTGTGGTGGTGCTGCCCGATTCCGGTGAACGATACCTCAGCTCGATCCTCTTCGAGGGCATGTTCGATGCCGAGGGACATGCCCGATGACCACCAGCATTCACAAACCGCACACGCTGAACCTGGGCGAGTTGCACTGGGATATTAATGCCATTGTCAACGAGCTGCGCGAGTTGCGGCAGGCCTCGCTGGCGGCCCGGCGGCGTGCCGACAAGCCGGCTAAGCTGCCGTCGCGGACCACGCTCACGACGATCGTCGAGAGCTTGATCGCGGCCCTCTTTCCTAATCGCCTGGCGTCGTTCTCGCTCGCCAGCGAGAGTATCGACTACTTCGTCGGCCATACACTCGACAAGGCGTTGCGTGATCTCGTCGAGCAGGTTGTTCGCGAGTTAGAGTTTGTAGCCGGCAGCGACGCCGCGGGGGATGAGCATCGCCAATACGCCATGGCGATCGTGCGAGATTTTGCCGGCAGCCTGCCGTCGATCCGCGCACTATTGGAAAGCGACATTTATGCCGCTTACGAGGGAGACCCGGCGGCCCGTAGCGTCGACGAAGTTTTGGCCTGTTATCCCGGGATAATGGCGATTGCGCATCACCGCCTGGCACATGCCTTGTATGCCCAGGGAGCGGTGCTGGTTGCGCGAATTGTGGCGGAAATCGCGCACTCCCTGACCGGCATCGACATCCATCCCGGGGCACAGATTAAAGGAAGCTTTTTCATCGATCACGGCACG
Above is a window of Pirellulales bacterium DNA encoding:
- the epsC gene encoding serine O-acetyltransferase EpsC, with amino-acid sequence MTTSIHKPHTLNLGELHWDINAIVNELRELRQASLAARRRADKPAKLPSRTTLTTIVESLIAALFPNRLASFSLASESIDYFVGHTLDKALRDLVEQVVRELEFVAGSDAAGDEHRQYAMAIVRDFAGSLPSIRALLESDIYAAYEGDPAARSVDEVLACYPGIMAIAHHRLAHALYAQGAVLVARIVAEIAHSLTGIDIHPGAQIKGSFFIDHGTGVVIGETAVIGEHVRLYHGVTLGAKRFQVDEDGSLVKGNPRHPIVEDDVVIYAGATILGRITIGRGSVIGGNVWLTRSTPPGSNITQAQVRSEIFDDGSGI